A genomic window from Paenibacillus antri includes:
- a CDS encoding DUF3885 domain-containing protein, with product MFQKELYVFDREQPVPIIIRNYEEKDFGLDIVATQTESLIALYMEYNEWILDYDRKKIDLTFALGR from the coding sequence ATGTTTCAAAAAGAATTGTACGTTTTTGACCGCGAGCAGCCGGTTCCTATTATCATCAGAAACTATGAAGAAAAGGACTTTGGACTGGATATAGTGGCTACCCAAACGGAATCGTTAATTGCATTGTATATGGAATATAATGAGTGGATATTAGACTATGATAGGAAGAAAATCGATCTAACGTTTGCTCTGGGGAGATAA
- a CDS encoding DUF3885 domain-containing protein: MGAAISFADFPHKGNYTSDRIYFMHPEKNIVFHMYDDRPATQCAPASK; encoded by the coding sequence ATAGGGGCGGCTATAAGCTTTGCCGATTTTCCACACAAAGGGAATTACACCTCGGATAGGATTTACTTCATGCATCCAGAGAAAAATATTGTTTTTCATATGTACGATGACCGCCCGGCAACGCAATGCGCACCGGCTTCAAAATGA